The following are encoded together in the Actinoplanes sp. N902-109 genome:
- a CDS encoding FAD-dependent monooxygenase: protein MIIIGGGIGGLSTAVALARAGVRSTVVDRAAVPAGGGIQIPANASAVLDDLGIELPGAVPLRARELRRWSDNTVLGRTPLHRHRAVRRADLCRALTAACRSPIRTGQRCVEVTQDGSGVAVRLAGGTVLTDAAAVGADGLFSLVRATIASTPVGYSGHAVYRTVLPVAPDTPEVVVWLGPGQHCVAYPIDGGTATNLVLTVPSASPPGALREVTPREVLAAYRDWHPAVRGLIARATRFDHHGLFERPPLPAWHRGRVVLVGDAAHPMLPFVAQGAAQAIEDAAALAAHVAEPDGFARYEAVRRPVAERMVALARAGATDYHLPDGPAQRRRDHDLAGGR, encoded by the coding sequence ATGATCATCATCGGTGGTGGGATCGGCGGTCTCAGCACGGCCGTCGCGCTGGCCCGGGCCGGGGTGCGGAGCACGGTGGTGGACCGCGCGGCCGTCCCGGCGGGCGGTGGCATCCAGATCCCGGCGAACGCCTCCGCCGTGCTGGACGACCTGGGCATCGAGCTACCCGGCGCGGTGCCGCTGCGGGCCCGGGAGCTGCGCCGGTGGTCGGACAACACCGTGCTCGGCCGGACCCCGTTGCACCGGCACCGCGCGGTGCGCCGCGCGGATCTGTGCCGGGCGCTGACCGCGGCGTGCCGCAGCCCGATCCGGACCGGGCAGCGCTGCGTCGAGGTCACCCAGGACGGCTCGGGGGTGGCGGTGCGGCTGGCCGGCGGCACGGTCCTGACGGACGCTGCGGCGGTCGGGGCGGACGGGCTGTTCTCCCTGGTACGCGCCACGATCGCGAGCACACCCGTGGGGTACTCGGGGCACGCGGTGTACCGGACCGTGCTGCCGGTGGCCCCGGACACCCCGGAGGTGGTGGTGTGGCTGGGCCCGGGGCAGCACTGCGTGGCGTACCCCATCGACGGCGGCACCGCCACCAACCTGGTGCTGACCGTGCCGTCCGCGTCCCCGCCCGGCGCGCTGCGCGAGGTGACGCCGCGGGAGGTGCTGGCGGCGTACCGCGACTGGCACCCGGCCGTGCGCGGGCTGATCGCCCGGGCCACCCGCTTCGACCACCACGGGCTGTTCGAACGCCCGCCGCTGCCGGCCTGGCACCGCGGCCGGGTGGTGCTGGTCGGCGACGCCGCCCACCCGATGCTGCCGTTCGTGGCGCAGGGCGCGGCCCAGGCGATCGAGGACGCGGCGGCGCTGGCCGCGCACGTGGCCGAGCCGGATGGCTTCGCCCGTTACGAGGCGGTCCGGCGGCCGGTCGCCGAGCGGATGGTGGCGCTGGCCCGGGCCGGTGCCACCGACTACCACCTGCCCGACGGCCCGGCTCAGCGGCGGCGCGACCACGACCTGGCCGGTGGGCGATGA